The following are from one region of the Actinoplanes sp. L3-i22 genome:
- the mshA gene encoding D-inositol-3-phosphate glycosyltransferase: MAEGLNVVEVSWPTPRRIATLSVHTSPLEQPGTGDAGGMNVYIVEVSKRLAAAGVEVEIFTRATSSDLPPMVEMAPGVHVRHVTAGPYEGLNKEELSSQLCAFTTGVLRAEAAHPPGHYDLIHSHYWLSGQVGWLARERWGVPHVHTAHTLAKVKNRLIATGDRPEPKARVIGEEQVVAESDRLVANTRFEAQDLITYYQADPARVSVVQPGVDLERFRPGTADRARFGLSERDRVIAFVGRIQPLKAPDVLISALAELRARGTENVTLVICGGPSGSGLDKPTALIDLAASLGVTDSVVFLPPQTGAGLAALYRAADLVAVPSYNESFGLVALEAQACGTPVVAAAVGGLVTAVRDGESGVLVDGHDPADWARVLDRLLAAPGFRHRLSSGAVAHAAQFSWDRTVEHLLRVYRDAVSEHRAMIAARLEGAAWAW; encoded by the coding sequence CTGGCGGAGGGATTGAACGTGGTCGAGGTCAGCTGGCCAACACCCCGGCGAATCGCCACCCTCTCGGTGCACACGTCCCCGCTGGAGCAACCGGGCACCGGTGACGCCGGCGGGATGAACGTCTACATCGTCGAGGTGTCCAAGCGACTCGCCGCCGCCGGGGTCGAGGTGGAGATCTTCACCCGCGCCACCTCCAGCGACCTGCCGCCGATGGTGGAGATGGCGCCGGGCGTGCACGTCCGGCACGTCACCGCCGGGCCGTACGAGGGCCTCAACAAGGAGGAGCTCTCCTCCCAGCTCTGCGCGTTCACCACCGGCGTGCTGCGGGCCGAGGCGGCGCACCCGCCGGGCCACTACGACCTGATCCACTCGCACTACTGGCTCTCCGGCCAGGTCGGCTGGCTGGCCCGGGAGCGCTGGGGCGTGCCGCACGTGCACACCGCGCACACCCTGGCCAAGGTGAAGAACCGGCTGATCGCGACCGGCGACCGCCCCGAGCCGAAGGCCCGGGTGATCGGCGAGGAGCAGGTGGTCGCCGAGTCCGACCGGCTGGTGGCGAACACCCGGTTCGAGGCGCAGGACCTGATCACGTACTACCAGGCCGACCCGGCCCGGGTCAGCGTCGTGCAGCCCGGCGTCGACCTGGAGCGCTTTCGCCCCGGCACCGCCGACCGGGCCCGCTTCGGCCTGTCTGAGCGGGACCGGGTCATCGCGTTCGTCGGCCGGATCCAGCCGCTCAAGGCGCCCGACGTGCTGATCTCCGCGCTCGCCGAGCTGCGCGCCCGCGGCACCGAGAACGTGACGCTGGTGATCTGCGGGGGCCCCAGCGGCAGCGGGCTGGACAAGCCGACCGCGCTGATCGACCTGGCCGCCTCGCTCGGCGTCACCGACTCGGTGGTGTTCCTGCCCCCGCAGACCGGCGCCGGCCTGGCCGCGCTCTACCGGGCCGCGGACCTGGTGGCTGTCCCGTCGTACAACGAAAGCTTTGGTCTTGTCGCCCTTGAGGCCCAGGCGTGCGGCACCCCGGTCGTCGCGGCGGCGGTCGGCGGCCTGGTCACCGCGGTCCGCGACGGCGAGAGCGGCGTCCTGGTCGACGGGCACGACCCGGCCGACTGGGCGCGCGTACTGGACCGGCTGCTCGCCGCGCCCGGCTTCCGGCACCGGCTGTCGTCCGGCGCGGTCGCGCACGCCGCACAGTTCTCCTGGGATCGGACCGTCGAGCACCTGCTGCGGGTCTACCGTGACGCGGTGAGCGAGCACCGGGCGATGATCGCGGCACGGCTGGAGGGGGCGGCGTGGGCATGGTGA
- a CDS encoding SDR family NAD(P)-dependent oxidoreductase — protein MQRIAVVTGASSGIGAATARRLAGEGFHVVAAARRADRLDALVKEIGSNVTAVVCDVTSDESVAALAAAVDGLGAPVALLVNNAGGAVGLDPVASGAVADWQSMFDVNVLGTLRVTKALLPALEASGAGTIVTVGSTAAFTPYEGGGGYVAAKHAQTGLVGTLRLELSGKPVRVIEIDPGMVRTDEFSLNRFGGDQARADAIYAGVREPLVADDIADVIAFAATRPQHVNIDRLVIRPIAQAAQHKVHREL, from the coding sequence ATGCAGAGAATCGCAGTGGTCACCGGAGCGTCCAGCGGGATCGGCGCGGCGACCGCACGCCGTCTGGCCGGGGAAGGATTCCACGTGGTCGCCGCGGCCCGCCGGGCGGACCGGCTGGACGCGCTGGTGAAGGAGATCGGCTCGAACGTCACCGCGGTGGTGTGCGACGTGACCTCGGACGAGTCGGTGGCCGCGCTGGCCGCCGCGGTCGACGGGCTCGGCGCGCCGGTCGCGCTGCTGGTCAACAACGCCGGCGGGGCGGTCGGGCTGGACCCGGTCGCGAGCGGCGCGGTCGCCGACTGGCAGTCGATGTTCGACGTGAACGTGCTGGGCACGCTGCGGGTCACCAAGGCGCTGCTGCCGGCGCTGGAGGCGAGCGGGGCCGGGACGATCGTGACGGTCGGCTCGACGGCGGCCTTCACGCCGTACGAGGGCGGTGGGGGTTATGTCGCGGCGAAGCACGCGCAGACCGGCCTGGTCGGGACGTTGCGCCTGGAACTGTCCGGAAAGCCGGTGCGGGTGATCGAGATCGACCCGGGCATGGTGCGCACCGACGAGTTCTCGCTCAACCGGTTCGGCGGGGACCAGGCGCGGGCCGACGCGATCTACGCCGGGGTCCGGGAGCCGCTGGTCGCCGACGACATCGCGGACGTGATCGCGTTCGCCGCCACCCGGCCGCAGCACGTCAACATCGACCGGCTGGTGATCCGGCCGATCGCCCAGGCCGCTCAGCACAAGGTGCACCGGGAGCTGTAA
- a CDS encoding class I SAM-dependent methyltransferase produces MKPVGAITRGTTNPNRLRRVDNFIAYRCEGLLRSADVPLVIDLGYGASPVTAVELRGRLAVAVRRDVAVVGLEIDPVRVEAARPFADPPLLEFRRGGFELAGLAPVVVRAFNVLRQYPEDEVAAAWRQMTGTGALLVEGTCDELGRIATWAVVEAGVPSTLTLSVRLPVLDHPAVLAERLPKALIHHNVPGHPVYELLRALGRAWDTEATPFGPRQRWLATVRRLRDEGRPVLDGPARWRLGELTVPWPG; encoded by the coding sequence GTGAAACCGGTCGGCGCGATCACCCGGGGCACCACGAACCCGAACCGCCTGCGGCGGGTGGACAACTTCATCGCGTACCGGTGCGAAGGTCTTCTGCGCTCGGCGGACGTGCCGCTGGTGATCGATCTCGGCTACGGCGCGTCCCCGGTCACCGCCGTGGAACTCCGGGGCCGGCTGGCGGTCGCGGTCCGCCGGGACGTCGCGGTCGTCGGTTTGGAAATCGATCCGGTACGGGTGGAAGCCGCCCGTCCCTTCGCGGATCCCCCGCTCCTGGAGTTCCGGCGCGGCGGCTTCGAGCTGGCCGGGCTCGCGCCGGTGGTGGTGCGCGCGTTCAACGTGCTCCGGCAGTACCCGGAGGACGAGGTGGCCGCGGCCTGGCGGCAGATGACCGGCACCGGCGCGCTGCTGGTCGAGGGCACCTGTGACGAGTTGGGCCGGATCGCCACGTGGGCGGTGGTCGAGGCGGGCGTGCCGTCGACGCTCACGCTGTCGGTCCGGCTGCCGGTGCTGGACCATCCGGCGGTGCTCGCCGAGCGCCTGCCGAAGGCGCTGATCCACCACAACGTGCCCGGTCATCCGGTGTACGAGCTGCTGCGCGCGCTGGGCCGGGCCTGGGACACCGAGGCGACCCCGTTCGGTCCGCGGCAGCGCTGGCTGGCCACGGTCCGGCGGTTGCGCGACGAGGGCCGGCCGGTGCTCGACGGCCCGGCCCGCTGGCGGCTGGGCGAGCTCACCGTCCCCTGGCCCGGCTAG
- a CDS encoding response regulator, which translates to MSEAPVAETPTILVVDDEEDLRDIMRRMLERKGYAAITAGDPDETTAICQNHAGKIDVMVTDLTLPGEQTGGELAAAVRKMRPGIHVIFISGLPKDIAVAKGLVSDDDILVKKPFTADALLEALRRVLGDGPDQAGAVS; encoded by the coding sequence ATGTCCGAGGCGCCGGTCGCCGAAACGCCGACCATCCTGGTCGTCGACGACGAAGAAGACCTCCGCGACATCATGCGCCGCATGCTGGAGCGCAAAGGCTACGCCGCCATCACGGCGGGTGACCCGGACGAGACCACCGCGATCTGCCAGAACCACGCCGGCAAGATCGACGTCATGGTCACCGACCTGACGCTGCCCGGCGAGCAGACCGGGGGCGAGTTGGCCGCCGCGGTCCGGAAGATGCGGCCCGGGATCCACGTGATCTTCATTTCCGGCCTGCCCAAGGACATCGCGGTCGCCAAGGGCCTGGTCAGCGACGACGACATCCTGGTGAAGAAACCGTTCACCGCGGACGCCCTGCTCGAAGCCCTGCGACGGGTGCTGGGCGACGGCCCCGACCAGGCCGGGGCGGTTTCCTAG
- a CDS encoding S8 family peptidase: MLGSDARRLAVRFAAVASAATASLYGFTGPASAAPVPAAPATGTILEAGAATAIPGSYIVVLKAGASASQDLVAGYGGQVLDNYKATVRGFHARMSETQAARLAADPAVQYVEQDAKITTAAVQPNATWGLDRIDQRARTLDRTYTYRSAKDVTAYVIDTGIRTSHKDFGGRATSGWDFVDGDKTADDCNGHGTHVAGTIGGATYGVAKDVKLVGVKVLDCDGSGSYSDFIAGIDWVTAHAKLPAVANMSIGGPKDKALDDAVNRAIAKGITFAVAAGNDNRNACRFSPSDTSNAITVGAVDTADKRASFSNYGTCLDIFAPGVNVKSTSNSSNTATALMSGTSMASPHVAGAAALVLGAHPSWTPQQVRDDLVANADSGLVRSPGAGSPNKVLYTGYLNDSAAAAKAKAVAKAKAAAKAKAAAKAKAKADKKRR; encoded by the coding sequence ATGCTCGGTTCCGACGCCCGTCGCTTGGCCGTCCGTTTCGCGGCCGTCGCGAGCGCCGCCACCGCTTCTCTTTACGGTTTCACCGGGCCGGCCTCGGCCGCTCCGGTTCCGGCCGCTCCGGCGACCGGGACCATCCTGGAGGCCGGCGCCGCCACGGCCATCCCGGGAAGTTACATCGTGGTGCTCAAGGCCGGCGCTTCCGCTTCGCAGGACCTGGTGGCCGGCTACGGCGGTCAGGTCCTGGACAACTACAAGGCCACCGTACGCGGATTCCACGCCCGGATGTCCGAGACCCAGGCGGCCCGCCTCGCGGCCGACCCGGCCGTCCAGTACGTCGAGCAGGACGCCAAGATCACGACCGCGGCCGTCCAGCCGAACGCCACGTGGGGCCTGGACCGGATCGACCAGCGCGCCCGCACGCTGGACCGGACGTACACGTACCGCTCGGCGAAGGACGTCACCGCGTACGTCATCGACACCGGCATCCGCACCTCGCACAAGGACTTCGGCGGCCGGGCGACCAGCGGCTGGGACTTCGTCGACGGCGACAAGACCGCGGACGACTGCAACGGGCACGGCACCCACGTGGCCGGCACCATCGGCGGCGCCACCTACGGCGTGGCCAAGGACGTCAAGCTGGTCGGCGTCAAGGTGCTGGACTGTGACGGCTCCGGCTCGTACTCCGACTTCATCGCCGGCATCGACTGGGTGACCGCGCACGCCAAGCTGCCCGCGGTCGCCAACATGAGCATCGGCGGCCCGAAGGACAAGGCGCTCGACGACGCGGTGAACCGGGCGATCGCCAAGGGCATCACATTCGCCGTCGCGGCCGGCAACGACAACCGGAACGCCTGCAGGTTCTCGCCGTCCGACACCAGCAACGCGATCACCGTCGGCGCCGTGGACACCGCGGACAAGCGGGCCTCGTTCTCCAACTACGGCACCTGCCTGGACATCTTCGCGCCCGGCGTGAACGTCAAGTCGACCTCCAACTCCTCGAACACCGCCACCGCGTTGATGAGCGGCACCTCGATGGCCAGCCCGCACGTGGCCGGCGCGGCCGCCCTGGTGCTCGGCGCCCACCCGTCCTGGACCCCGCAGCAGGTCCGCGACGACCTGGTCGCGAACGCCGACTCGGGCCTGGTCCGCAGCCCCGGCGCGGGCTCGCCGAACAAGGTCCTCTACACCGGTTACCTGAATGACAGCGCCGCCGCGGCCAAGGCCAAGGCGGTCGCGAAGGCCAAGGCCGCCGCCAAGGCGAAGGCCGCGGCGAAGGCGAAGGCGAAGGCCGACAAGAAGCGCCGCTGA
- a CDS encoding PAS domain-containing sensor histidine kinase, which yields MGGYVHIAARGVGRLSRLIAGSAGVTVTVLGVLNTHTSDLTAPPEGLPPAPAFALVPAGLALLLQVVPLTTGVAGRLRAGAAAGFALAAAILGCLALDRHPAVAVATLLSGLALACLDLRLPRRVGAVPVRVADPLLLGAATIALVALVPRLFAATFPSGQEPAGVMPLYLAVGLLTLTAGAILARPEAGPLRTLDQSGPRTAVRRLAPALIAAPLIAALVSAFAVRTGLSRPAAAVSTGAILAALALLGLLAFLVRTLDVADRRQRRLVAELRDRQDFADTLLQSMNEAVMVLDANYRVIDVNRRWRELTGQHDDLGEPPPLPPPGSGGDWLLPRADGTAVPVLATMAAIPDAAGAPRGYVATCVDIASRKEAEEALSEHAAELERGNADLAAALAFKNDLTSMLTHDVAQPISSIASLAELLCADWADLPDDIRLELAQKIDKNTRRLIKMMNDLQLLFRLDTGAVTARRVPVPLHELARSVAGADGQVEIAIDEDVAALADRGHLAVVVENLVKNAVTHGAAPVVVSAGRQPGGTVLLVVQDSGAGIPEDVLPSLFGRFIRGAGLGLFIVRQLVEANGGSVRYEHASPRGARLLVTLEAAPR from the coding sequence ATGGGGGGATATGTGCACATCGCGGCACGCGGCGTGGGCAGGCTGTCCCGGCTGATCGCCGGGAGCGCCGGGGTCACGGTCACCGTCCTCGGCGTCCTGAACACGCACACGTCCGATCTCACCGCGCCGCCGGAGGGGCTCCCGCCCGCTCCGGCGTTCGCGTTGGTTCCGGCCGGTCTCGCCCTGCTGCTGCAGGTCGTGCCGCTGACCACCGGAGTCGCCGGCCGGCTGCGCGCCGGGGCCGCGGCGGGCTTCGCGCTCGCCGCGGCGATCCTCGGCTGCCTCGCGCTGGACCGGCATCCGGCCGTCGCGGTGGCCACCCTGCTGTCCGGGCTCGCGCTCGCCTGCCTGGACCTGCGGCTGCCCCGCCGGGTCGGCGCGGTCCCGGTCCGGGTCGCCGACCCGCTGCTGCTCGGCGCCGCCACCATCGCGCTGGTCGCGCTCGTCCCCCGGCTCTTCGCCGCGACCTTTCCCAGCGGGCAGGAGCCCGCCGGCGTGATGCCGCTCTACCTGGCCGTCGGACTGCTCACGCTGACCGCCGGCGCCATCCTGGCCCGTCCGGAGGCCGGGCCGCTGCGCACCCTCGACCAGTCCGGGCCGCGGACCGCGGTCCGTCGGCTGGCGCCGGCGCTGATCGCGGCGCCACTGATCGCGGCGCTGGTCAGCGCGTTCGCGGTGCGCACCGGGCTGAGCCGCCCGGCGGCGGCGGTCAGCACCGGCGCGATTCTCGCCGCGCTCGCGCTGCTGGGACTACTGGCCTTTCTGGTCCGGACCCTGGACGTCGCCGATCGGCGCCAGCGCCGGCTGGTCGCCGAGCTGCGGGACCGGCAGGACTTCGCGGACACGCTGCTGCAGTCGATGAACGAGGCGGTCATGGTGCTGGACGCCAACTACCGCGTGATCGACGTCAACCGGCGCTGGCGCGAGCTCACCGGACAGCACGACGACCTGGGCGAACCGCCCCCGCTCCCGCCACCGGGCAGCGGCGGGGACTGGCTGCTGCCCCGCGCCGACGGGACCGCGGTGCCGGTGCTGGCCACCATGGCGGCCATCCCGGACGCCGCCGGGGCGCCCCGGGGCTACGTCGCGACCTGCGTCGACATCGCCTCCCGCAAGGAGGCCGAGGAGGCGCTCAGCGAACACGCCGCCGAGCTCGAACGCGGCAACGCGGACCTGGCCGCGGCGCTGGCCTTCAAGAACGACCTCACCTCGATGCTGACCCACGACGTGGCCCAGCCGATCAGCTCCATCGCCAGCCTCGCCGAGCTGCTCTGCGCGGACTGGGCGGACCTGCCCGACGACATCCGGCTCGAGCTGGCCCAGAAGATCGACAAGAACACCCGCCGGCTGATCAAGATGATGAACGACCTGCAACTGCTGTTCCGGCTGGACACCGGGGCGGTGACCGCGCGGCGGGTGCCGGTGCCGCTGCACGAGCTGGCCCGCTCGGTGGCCGGCGCGGACGGGCAGGTGGAGATCGCGATCGACGAGGACGTGGCGGCGCTCGCCGACCGCGGGCACCTCGCGGTGGTGGTGGAGAACCTGGTGAAGAACGCGGTCACGCACGGGGCCGCGCCGGTGGTGGTCAGCGCGGGCCGGCAGCCGGGCGGCACGGTGCTGCTGGTGGTGCAGGACAGCGGGGCCGGGATTCCGGAGGACGTGCTGCCCAGTCTGTTCGGGCGGTTCATCCGGGGGGCCGGGCTCGGGCTGTTCATCGTGCGGCAGCTGGTGGAGGCGAACGGGGGGTCGGTGCGCTACGAGCACGCCTCGCCACGTGGGGCCCGGCTGCTGGTCACCCTGGAAGCCGCGCCGCGCTGA
- a CDS encoding SRPBCC family protein, producing MSMVQQAIEVSAPLHTVYEQLAAFENYPRFMTGVRQVTTTGTDQTHWIMDVDGKRREFDAQIIERTPDERVSWSTMEGPLLAETLTLRPMGETKTQIVAQLEADIAFLMPSDRHGQESLNRRLKADLTTFKGLVESGVLGGRAMPTGAATKLFPGPSHTLFSPEFASPASVATRVHRHPPATQPAPHPGAGWDNGAADLGNADPTGTGLTENPLHHAAGASSKPDGGWVSGGSAGSARMGGRTPASDIWGSGMINEEDRGIG from the coding sequence ATGAGTATGGTTCAGCAGGCCATCGAGGTCAGTGCACCGTTGCACACGGTGTACGAGCAACTCGCCGCGTTCGAGAACTATCCGCGGTTCATGACCGGCGTTCGCCAGGTGACCACCACCGGCACGGACCAGACCCACTGGATCATGGACGTGGACGGCAAACGCCGCGAGTTCGACGCCCAGATCATCGAGCGGACCCCGGATGAACGGGTCTCCTGGTCCACCATGGAGGGCCCACTTCTGGCCGAGACGCTCACCCTGCGCCCGATGGGGGAGACGAAGACCCAGATCGTCGCCCAGCTCGAGGCCGACATCGCGTTCCTCATGCCCAGCGACCGGCACGGCCAGGAATCGCTGAACCGCCGCCTCAAGGCCGACCTGACCACGTTCAAGGGCCTGGTCGAGAGCGGTGTCCTGGGCGGCCGCGCGATGCCGACCGGCGCCGCCACCAAGCTCTTCCCCGGCCCCTCGCACACGCTGTTCAGCCCGGAGTTCGCCTCGCCGGCCTCGGTCGCCACGCGCGTCCACCGGCACCCACCCGCGACGCAGCCCGCTCCCCATCCGGGCGCCGGGTGGGACAACGGCGCCGCCGACCTGGGCAATGCCGACCCGACCGGCACCGGCCTCACCGAGAACCCGCTGCACCACGCGGCCGGCGCGTCGAGCAAGCCCGACGGCGGCTGGGTCAGCGGCGGCTCGGCCGGCTCGGCCCGGATGGGCGGACGCACGCCGGCCAGCGACATCTGGGGCAGCGGCATGATCAACGAGGAAGACCGCGGCATCGGCTGA
- a CDS encoding hydrolase: MGAERESVIGGGVIGAVCALDLTVDAHVHTGFSAGRDAVGVVVSAADRAGLTALTFADQAGPETTWLTAYADSVRRARHRTEMTLRVAAEVEVVRPDGWLALPADLTQLDALSVATSALPYGDDLLDARAVRALLAAGGTTAEHVAELLVAATVRGLERASRYVPTQLARPLALLAQAGVDDAAVSPALIADLAAACRGTGTVVEISEAWRSPSPRLIAMLRDADVTLVPASDARYAAEVGGWQYLRRV; encoded by the coding sequence GTGGGCGCAGAGCGTGAATCAGTCATCGGCGGCGGTGTCATCGGCGCCGTGTGTGCGCTGGATCTGACGGTGGATGCCCACGTGCACACCGGGTTTTCCGCCGGGCGGGACGCGGTGGGTGTGGTGGTCTCGGCCGCCGACCGGGCCGGCCTGACCGCGCTGACCTTCGCCGACCAGGCCGGGCCGGAGACCACCTGGCTGACCGCCTACGCCGACTCGGTGCGCCGGGCCCGGCACCGGACCGAGATGACCCTGCGGGTCGCCGCCGAGGTCGAGGTGGTCCGCCCGGACGGCTGGCTGGCGTTGCCGGCCGACCTGACCCAGCTCGACGCGCTGTCGGTGGCGACCTCCGCCCTGCCGTACGGCGATGATCTGCTCGATGCCCGCGCGGTCCGCGCCCTGCTCGCGGCCGGCGGGACCACCGCCGAGCACGTCGCCGAGCTGCTGGTCGCCGCGACCGTGCGCGGTCTCGAGCGGGCCTCGCGCTACGTGCCCACCCAGCTGGCCCGCCCGCTGGCACTGCTGGCCCAGGCGGGTGTCGACGACGCCGCGGTGTCACCGGCGCTGATCGCCGACCTGGCCGCCGCCTGCCGTGGCACCGGCACCGTCGTGGAGATCAGCGAGGCGTGGCGCAGCCCGTCCCCGCGCCTGATCGCGATGCTGCGGGACGCGGATGTGACGCTGGTGCCCGCGAGTGACGCGCGGTACGCGGCCGAGGTGGGCGGCTGGCAGTACCTGCGACGAGTCTGA
- the csrA gene encoding carbon storage regulator CsrA → MLVLTRRAGESVMIGDDVVITVLEARGDVIRLGIQAPRDVQVHREEVYRELQDANRAAASPSDAEVDAITKMFDKPDE, encoded by the coding sequence ATGCTTGTGCTGACCAGGCGGGCCGGAGAGAGCGTGATGATCGGCGACGACGTCGTGATCACCGTGCTGGAGGCCCGCGGCGACGTCATCCGGCTGGGCATCCAGGCGCCGCGTGACGTGCAGGTGCACCGCGAGGAGGTGTACCGGGAGCTGCAGGACGCGAACCGGGCCGCCGCCTCGCCGTCGGACGCCGAGGTGGACGCGATCACCAAGATGTTCGACAAGCCGGACGAATGA
- the fliW gene encoding flagellar assembly protein FliW, producing the protein MSRPIEATMTDPSLGLPTISMATPMPGFPAHKEFVLVRLNDDGLLYALTSINDPDLRFLVAPPEPFFPEYAPEIDEAVFAALNTKDPDRVLLLTVITANKDETTANLLAPIVVDRDSMRAVQTILTGSGYPVRAIMNRAF; encoded by the coding sequence ATGTCCCGACCGATCGAGGCCACCATGACCGACCCGTCGCTGGGCCTGCCGACCATCTCGATGGCGACGCCCATGCCCGGGTTCCCGGCGCACAAGGAATTCGTCCTGGTGCGTTTGAACGACGACGGTCTGCTCTACGCTCTCACCTCGATCAACGACCCGGATCTGCGTTTCCTGGTGGCGCCTCCGGAGCCGTTCTTCCCGGAGTACGCGCCGGAGATCGACGAGGCGGTGTTCGCCGCGCTGAACACCAAGGACCCGGACCGCGTGCTGCTGCTGACCGTCATCACCGCGAACAAGGACGAGACCACCGCGAATCTCCTTGCTCCGATCGTGGTGGACCGGGACAGCATGCGGGCCGTGCAGACGATCCTCACCGGCTCGGGCTATCCCGTCCGAGCGATCATGAACCGGGCGTTCTGA
- a CDS encoding flagellin — translation MSSSPRVTESSVRTRTMASLQRNLGRTQQAQDQISSGKQLNRPSDSPTGTVTALQLRGEVRANKKYSANADDAVGRLGVVQDNLQSSVELLTVARNLTLEARNGGQSTPEANKARAAQLEQLKGNLVQFANSKYLDRPVFGGSTPDSSAYDNSGKFVGEGAGETLRAIGPNAKVRVDVRGPEVFGADQIDDPAGSGTKVDNPNQMFKVLDNIIDAMKSGDADALDTGLQNLDKASDLVKSTLSDVGARYNRVTQMKQSSEDRLMSVSSQLSDIEDVDLPKAIMELQLQQTSYQAALAATAKVIQPSLIDFLR, via the coding sequence ATGAGCAGCAGCCCCAGGGTCACCGAGAGCAGCGTACGCACCCGGACCATGGCCAGCCTGCAGCGCAATCTGGGCCGGACCCAGCAGGCACAAGATCAGATCTCCAGCGGCAAGCAGCTGAACCGCCCGTCGGACTCGCCGACCGGCACGGTCACCGCGCTGCAGTTGCGCGGCGAGGTGCGGGCCAACAAGAAGTACTCGGCCAACGCCGACGACGCGGTCGGCCGGCTCGGCGTGGTGCAGGACAACCTGCAGTCCTCGGTGGAGCTGCTGACCGTGGCCCGCAACCTGACCCTGGAGGCCAGGAACGGCGGGCAGAGCACGCCGGAGGCGAACAAGGCCCGGGCCGCCCAGCTCGAGCAGCTCAAGGGCAACCTGGTCCAGTTCGCCAACTCCAAGTATCTGGACCGCCCGGTGTTCGGCGGGTCCACGCCGGACTCGTCGGCCTACGACAACAGCGGCAAGTTCGTCGGCGAGGGGGCCGGCGAGACGCTCCGGGCGATCGGCCCGAACGCCAAGGTCCGGGTCGACGTCCGCGGCCCGGAGGTGTTCGGCGCGGACCAGATCGACGACCCCGCCGGCAGCGGTACCAAGGTGGACAACCCGAACCAGATGTTCAAGGTTCTGGACAACATCATCGACGCGATGAAGTCCGGAGATGCGGACGCCCTGGACACCGGCCTACAGAACCTCGATAAAGCGTCTGATCTCGTGAAATCCACTCTTTCGGACGTAGGCGCCCGATACAATCGGGTTACACAGATGAAGCAGTCCTCGGAGGATCGCTTGATGTCCGTGTCGTCGCAGTTGTCCGACATCGAGGATGTCGACCTGCCCAAGGCGATCATGGAATTGCAGCTCCAGCAGACCTCGTATCAGGCCGCCCTGGCCGCCACGGCCAAGGTGATCCAGCCCTCGCTCATCGATTTCCTGAGGTGA